Proteins found in one Ferrovibrio sp. MS7 genomic segment:
- a CDS encoding FAD assembly factor SdhE, with product MSEPIEIRRKRLIHRSLYTGMKETDLLLGGFARAHLPDFDATMLDQYEALLDTNEDPQIYAWAIGREPVPAEFDTPVMRLLKSYIPPR from the coding sequence ATGTCGGAACCTATTGAAATCCGTCGGAAACGGCTGATCCACCGCAGCCTGTATACCGGCATGAAGGAAACCGACCTGCTGCTCGGCGGCTTCGCGCGCGCACATCTACCGGATTTCGACGCCACCATGCTGGATCAGTATGAGGCGCTGCTGGATACCAACGAGGATCCGCAGATCTATGCCTGGGCGATTGGCCGCGAGCCGGTGCCGGCTGAGTTCGATACGCCGGTGATGCGGCTGCTCAAAAGCTACATCCCGCCGCGCTGA
- the recG gene encoding ATP-dependent DNA helicase RecG gives MRPELLNPAFTPINRLKGCGPKLAALIEKLAGGRLLDLWWHRPSGLVDRRYRPTIAEAQPGRICTLEITVEKHFPPRTPRLPYRIAVSDATGSLTLVFFNGREDYLLRALPPGETRVISGQIELFDGRAQMTHPDRIGTPEEIAAMAAVEPVYPLTAGLSGRVMNKLVDEAVSRAPVLPEWLDPAYQKRQGWSDWQSALRRLHKPEEAEDLEAFTPWRSRLAYDELLANQLALLLVRRRLKRLTGRPLVGNGRLRDTLDKALPWPLTNAQRQAIAEIAGDMASERRMLRLLQGDVGSGKTMVALYSMLVAVEAGAQAALMAPTEILARQHAETLAPYAEKLGVKLALLTGRDKGKARAALLDQLASGGIDIVIGTHALFQGDVAFHNLGLAVIDEQHRFGVGQRLSLTNKGEGVDMLVMTATPIPRTLSLTAYGDMDVSKLTEKPPGRKPVDTRTVAAERLPEVMEAVARKIESGERVYWVCPLVEESEASDLAAAAERHAALREKLEGRLGHGSIGLVHGQMPAAEKDAAMEDFVAGRSRLLVATTVIEVGVDVPEATLIVIEHAERFGLAQLHQLRGRVGRGGKPGSCLLLYYGKLGETSRARLKIIRESDDGFRIAEEDLRLRGAGEVLGTRQSGLPEFRIAELGAHGDLLATARDDAKLILERDPTLKTERGEALRHLLYLFERDAAIQYLQSG, from the coding sequence ATGCGGCCGGAGTTGCTCAACCCCGCCTTCACGCCGATCAACCGCCTGAAGGGCTGCGGCCCGAAACTGGCGGCATTGATCGAAAAGCTGGCCGGCGGGCGGCTGCTGGACCTGTGGTGGCACCGCCCTTCGGGGCTGGTGGACCGCCGCTATCGCCCAACCATAGCCGAGGCACAGCCGGGCCGCATCTGCACGCTGGAAATCACCGTCGAGAAGCATTTCCCGCCGCGCACGCCACGCCTGCCCTACCGCATCGCGGTGAGCGACGCCACCGGCTCCCTCACCCTGGTCTTCTTCAATGGCCGCGAGGATTACCTGCTGCGCGCGCTGCCACCGGGCGAGACACGGGTGATCAGCGGCCAGATTGAGTTGTTCGATGGCCGGGCGCAGATGACTCATCCGGACCGCATCGGCACGCCCGAGGAAATCGCCGCCATGGCCGCCGTTGAGCCGGTCTACCCTCTCACCGCCGGCCTCTCGGGCCGGGTGATGAACAAGCTGGTGGACGAGGCCGTGAGCCGCGCGCCGGTGCTGCCGGAATGGCTCGATCCGGCCTATCAGAAACGCCAGGGTTGGAGCGACTGGCAGAGCGCCTTGCGGCGCCTGCACAAGCCGGAGGAAGCCGAGGATCTGGAAGCCTTCACACCCTGGCGCTCGCGGCTGGCCTATGACGAACTACTCGCCAACCAGCTTGCCCTGCTGCTGGTGCGCCGCCGGCTGAAACGCCTCACTGGCCGGCCATTGGTGGGCAATGGGCGGCTGCGCGATACGCTGGACAAGGCCCTGCCCTGGCCGCTGACCAACGCGCAGCGCCAAGCGATTGCCGAGATTGCCGGCGACATGGCATCCGAGCGCCGCATGCTTCGGCTGCTGCAAGGCGATGTCGGCAGCGGCAAGACCATGGTGGCGCTCTATTCCATGCTGGTGGCGGTAGAGGCTGGCGCCCAGGCCGCGCTGATGGCGCCAACCGAAATCCTCGCCCGCCAGCATGCCGAGACGCTGGCGCCTTATGCCGAGAAACTCGGCGTCAAGCTCGCGCTGCTCACCGGCCGCGACAAAGGCAAGGCGCGCGCCGCCCTGCTGGATCAACTCGCCAGCGGCGGCATCGATATCGTGATCGGTACGCATGCGCTGTTCCAAGGGGATGTGGCGTTCCACAACCTTGGCTTGGCGGTGATCGACGAACAGCACCGCTTCGGTGTCGGCCAGCGGCTTAGCCTCACCAACAAGGGCGAAGGCGTCGACATGCTGGTGATGACCGCAACGCCAATCCCGCGCACGCTCTCGCTCACCGCCTATGGCGACATGGATGTGTCGAAACTCACCGAGAAGCCGCCTGGCCGCAAACCGGTGGACACCCGCACGGTTGCCGCCGAACGCCTGCCGGAAGTGATGGAAGCCGTGGCACGCAAGATCGAAAGCGGCGAACGCGTCTACTGGGTCTGCCCGCTGGTGGAAGAAAGCGAAGCCAGCGACCTCGCCGCCGCGGCCGAACGCCATGCCGCGCTGCGCGAAAAGCTGGAAGGGCGCTTAGGCCATGGCAGTATCGGCTTGGTGCATGGCCAGATGCCGGCGGCCGAGAAGGACGCGGCGATGGAGGATTTCGTCGCCGGGCGTTCCAGGCTGCTGGTAGCTACCACGGTGATCGAAGTCGGCGTCGATGTGCCGGAAGCCACGCTCATTGTCATCGAACACGCCGAACGCTTCGGCCTGGCGCAGTTGCACCAGTTGCGCGGTCGTGTCGGGCGCGGCGGCAAGCCCGGCTCCTGCCTGCTGCTCTATTATGGCAAGCTCGGCGAAACCTCGCGTGCGCGCTTGAAGATCATCCGCGAGAGCGACGACGGTTTCCGCATTGCCGAGGAAGACCTGCGCTTGCGCGGTGCCGGCGAAGTGTTGGGTACGCGCCAGAGCGGCCTGCCCGAATTCCGCATCGCCGAACTGGGCGCCCATGGCGACCTGCTGGCAACGGCGCGCGACGATGCCAAGCTCATCCTCGAGCGCGACCCGACGCTGAAAACAGAGCGCGGCGAAGCCCTGCGCCACCTGCTCTATCTGTTCGAGCGCGACGCAGCGATCCAGTATCTGCAATCGGGCTGA
- a CDS encoding biotin transporter BioY, protein MTTTTLNPTLLQHVAPGMKAWRVALAMLAGSALLAISAKVQVPFWPVPMTLQTLAILAIGMAFGSRLGAATVLLYLAEGFVGLPVFAGAAAGPAYFAGPTAGYLIGFVASAWLIGWLAERGWDRSLLRCLIAMAVGHAVVFVFGVSWLATLVGVQKALAAGLYPFWAATLVKTLLGVAVMQAAWHLALKRRSLG, encoded by the coding sequence ATGACCACGACGACGCTCAACCCGACCCTGCTGCAGCATGTGGCGCCCGGCATGAAAGCTTGGCGCGTTGCCCTGGCGATGCTGGCCGGTTCCGCGCTGCTGGCGATTTCGGCCAAGGTGCAGGTGCCTTTCTGGCCGGTGCCGATGACCTTGCAGACACTGGCCATCCTGGCGATCGGCATGGCGTTCGGCAGTCGCTTGGGTGCTGCCACCGTGCTGCTCTATCTCGCGGAAGGCTTCGTCGGTCTGCCGGTCTTTGCCGGTGCTGCTGCCGGTCCGGCCTATTTCGCCGGCCCCACGGCGGGCTACCTGATCGGCTTCGTGGCGTCCGCTTGGCTGATCGGCTGGCTGGCTGAGCGCGGCTGGGATCGCTCGTTGCTGCGCTGCTTGATCGCCATGGCGGTCGGCCATGCCGTGGTGTTCGTGTTCGGCGTGAGTTGGCTCGCCACCCTGGTCGGCGTGCAGAAGGCGCTGGCCGCCGGCCTCTACCCCTTCTGGGCCGCCACTTTGGTCAAGACCCTGCTCGGCGTTGCCGTGATGCAGGCCGCCTGGCATCTGGCGCTGAAGCGTCGCAGCCTGGGTTAA
- a CDS encoding acetyl/propionyl/methylcrotonyl-CoA carboxylase subunit alpha has translation MFDKILIANRGEIACRVIKTCRKLGIKTVAVYSDADDGALHMRMADEAIHIGAPPAAESYLVIDKIVAACKQTGAQAVHPGYGFLSENRKFAEALKQAGIAFIGPNPNAIFAMGDKIESKKLAKKAGVSTVPGYLGAIKDGKEATKIAREIGYPVMIKASAGGGGKGMRIARSDSEVEQGFSSATNEAKNSFGDDRVFIEKYIEEPRHIEIQVLGDKHGNVIYLGERECSIQRRHQKVVEEAPSPFLDAKTRKAMGEQAVALAKTVAYDSAGTVEFIVGPDRKFYFLEMNTRLQVEHPVTELITGVDLVEQMIRVAAGEKLTIAQKDVKLNGWAIEARIYAEDPYRGFLPSTGRLVRWRTAEESPVIRNDTGVVEGSEISMFYDPMISKLCGYGKTREEATKALADALDETWISGIGHNVNFLNAVLAHPRFQSGKLSTNFIAEEWPQGFAGAALPAARHQALTAVAVLLHLRAERRASHITGKLGLPEKAAGGDWVVFEGKAETVASASDAEGGYDVKLGAKKAVKVRSDWHPGEAFFRGTVDGTPIVARVAMRQEGFRITHGGAELDLIVRSPRAAELARLMPEKVAPDMSKYLLCPMPGLVVSINVAEGEPVKAGQALAVVEAMKMENVLRAERDGTVKKVNAKKGDSLAVDQVILEFA, from the coding sequence CTGTTCGACAAAATCCTGATCGCCAACCGCGGTGAAATCGCCTGCCGCGTGATCAAGACCTGCCGCAAGCTCGGCATCAAGACCGTGGCGGTCTATTCCGATGCCGATGATGGCGCGCTGCATATGCGCATGGCCGACGAGGCGATCCATATCGGCGCACCGCCGGCCGCTGAAAGCTATCTGGTGATCGACAAGATCGTCGCCGCCTGCAAGCAGACCGGCGCTCAGGCGGTGCACCCGGGCTACGGCTTCCTCTCCGAGAACCGCAAATTCGCCGAGGCGCTGAAGCAGGCCGGTATTGCCTTCATCGGCCCGAACCCGAACGCGATCTTCGCCATGGGCGACAAGATCGAGTCGAAGAAGCTGGCCAAGAAGGCCGGCGTCTCCACCGTGCCGGGCTATCTCGGCGCCATCAAGGACGGCAAGGAAGCCACCAAGATTGCCCGCGAGATCGGCTATCCGGTGATGATCAAGGCCTCTGCCGGCGGCGGCGGCAAGGGCATGCGCATCGCGCGCTCTGACTCGGAAGTGGAGCAGGGCTTCTCTTCCGCCACCAATGAGGCGAAGAATTCCTTCGGCGACGACCGTGTGTTCATCGAGAAGTATATCGAGGAGCCGCGCCATATCGAAATCCAGGTGCTGGGCGACAAGCACGGCAACGTGATCTACCTTGGCGAACGCGAATGCTCGATTCAGCGCCGGCACCAGAAAGTCGTTGAAGAAGCACCGTCGCCGTTCCTCGATGCCAAGACCCGCAAGGCGATGGGCGAGCAGGCCGTCGCGCTGGCCAAGACCGTGGCGTATGACAGCGCCGGCACGGTGGAATTTATTGTCGGCCCGGACCGCAAGTTCTACTTCCTCGAGATGAACACCCGCCTGCAGGTGGAGCATCCGGTCACCGAACTGATCACTGGCGTTGATCTGGTCGAGCAGATGATCCGCGTCGCGGCCGGCGAGAAGCTGACCATCGCGCAGAAGGATGTGAAGCTGAACGGCTGGGCCATCGAAGCCCGCATCTATGCCGAAGACCCGTATCGCGGCTTCCTGCCTTCCACCGGCCGCCTGGTGCGCTGGCGCACGGCGGAAGAATCGCCGGTGATCCGCAACGATACCGGCGTGGTCGAGGGCAGCGAGATCAGCATGTTCTACGATCCGATGATTTCGAAACTCTGCGGCTACGGCAAAACCCGCGAGGAAGCGACCAAGGCGCTGGCCGATGCGCTGGACGAGACCTGGATTTCCGGCATCGGCCACAATGTCAATTTCCTTAACGCCGTGTTGGCGCATCCGCGCTTCCAGTCCGGCAAGCTCTCGACCAACTTCATCGCCGAGGAATGGCCGCAAGGCTTTGCCGGCGCAGCGCTGCCTGCCGCCAGGCATCAGGCGCTTACGGCGGTGGCGGTGCTGCTGCATCTGCGCGCCGAACGCCGCGCCAGCCATATCACCGGCAAGCTCGGCCTGCCGGAAAAGGCAGCCGGCGGCGACTGGGTGGTGTTCGAAGGCAAGGCCGAAACCGTTGCCAGCGCCAGCGATGCCGAGGGTGGTTATGATGTGAAGCTTGGGGCGAAGAAGGCCGTGAAGGTGCGCTCCGACTGGCATCCCGGCGAAGCCTTCTTCCGCGGCACTGTCGATGGCACGCCTATCGTTGCTCGCGTGGCGATGCGCCAGGAAGGTTTCCGCATCACCCATGGCGGTGCCGAACTCGACCTGATCGTGCGCAGCCCGCGTGCCGCCGAATTGGCCCGCCTGATGCCGGAAAAGGTGGCGCCCGACATGTCGAAGTATCTGCTGTGCCCGATGCCGGGCCTGGTAGTGTCGATCAATGTCGCCGAGGGCGAGCCGGTGAAGGCCGGCCAGGCGCTCGCCGTGGTGGAAGCTATGAAGATGGAAAACGTGCTGCGCGCCGAACGCGACGGCACGGTGAAGAAGGTCAATGCCAAGAAGGGCGACAGCCTGGCCGTTGACCAGGTGATCCTCGAATTCGCGTAA
- a CDS encoding acyl-CoA carboxylase subunit beta has translation MQDIIRQLEEKRAEARAGGGDKRIAAQHAKGKLTARERIELLLDPGSFEEWDMFMEHDCTDFGMAEQKVAGDGVVTGSGTINGRLVFVFSQDFTVFGGSLSASHAKKICKIMDQALKVGAPVIGLNDSGGARIQEGVDSLAGYAEVFQRNVLASGVVPQISVIMGPCAGGAVYSPAMTDFIFMVKDSSYMFVTGPDVVKTVTQEVVTQEQLGGAVTHTTKSSVADNAYENDVEALVQVRRLMGFLPLSNREKPPARESFDPIERQETSLDTLVPPNPNKPYDMKELIEKVVDDGDFFEIQPSFAKNILTGFARIGGQPVGIVANQPMVLAGCLDIDSSRKAARFVRFCDCFEIPIVTFVDVPGFLPGTAQEYGGIIKHGAKLLFAYAEATVPKVTVITRKAYGGAYDVMSSKHLRGDVNYAWPSAEIAVMGPKGAVEIIFRSEIGDAAKIAARTEEYRQKFANPFVAGHRGFIDDVIMPHNTRYRIARSLAMLRDKELQNPWKKHDNIPL, from the coding sequence ATGCAGGACATTATCCGGCAACTCGAGGAGAAGCGCGCTGAGGCGCGCGCCGGTGGCGGCGATAAACGCATCGCTGCGCAGCATGCCAAGGGCAAGCTGACCGCGCGGGAACGCATCGAGTTGCTGCTCGATCCCGGCTCCTTCGAGGAGTGGGACATGTTCATGGAGCATGACTGCACCGATTTCGGCATGGCCGAGCAGAAGGTGGCAGGCGACGGCGTTGTTACCGGCTCGGGCACCATCAACGGTCGCCTGGTCTTCGTCTTCAGCCAGGATTTCACCGTGTTCGGCGGATCGCTCTCGGCCAGCCACGCCAAGAAAATCTGCAAGATCATGGACCAGGCGCTGAAAGTCGGCGCCCCGGTGATCGGCCTCAACGATTCCGGCGGCGCCCGCATCCAGGAAGGCGTCGACAGCCTTGCCGGCTACGCCGAGGTGTTCCAGCGCAACGTGCTGGCGTCGGGCGTGGTGCCGCAGATTTCGGTGATCATGGGCCCCTGCGCCGGCGGCGCGGTTTACAGCCCGGCGATGACAGACTTCATCTTCATGGTGAAGGACTCGTCCTACATGTTCGTCACCGGCCCCGATGTGGTGAAGACGGTGACGCAGGAAGTGGTGACGCAGGAGCAGCTTGGCGGCGCCGTGACCCACACCACCAAGTCCTCGGTGGCCGACAATGCCTACGAGAACGATGTCGAGGCGCTGGTGCAGGTGCGCCGCCTGATGGGCTTCCTGCCGCTCTCCAACCGCGAGAAGCCGCCGGCACGCGAAAGCTTCGATCCGATCGAACGCCAGGAAACCTCGCTCGATACCCTGGTGCCGCCGAATCCGAACAAGCCCTACGACATGAAGGAGCTGATCGAGAAGGTGGTCGATGACGGCGACTTCTTCGAGATTCAGCCGAGCTTCGCCAAGAATATCCTCACCGGCTTTGCCCGCATCGGCGGTCAGCCCGTCGGCATCGTCGCCAACCAGCCGATGGTGCTGGCCGGCTGCCTCGATATCGACTCCAGCCGCAAGGCGGCGCGCTTCGTGCGCTTCTGCGACTGCTTCGAGATTCCGATTGTCACCTTCGTCGACGTGCCCGGCTTCCTGCCCGGCACGGCGCAGGAATATGGCGGCATCATCAAGCATGGCGCCAAGCTGCTGTTCGCCTATGCCGAGGCGACGGTGCCGAAGGTGACGGTGATCACCCGCAAGGCCTATGGCGGCGCCTATGACGTGATGAGTTCCAAGCATCTGCGCGGTGACGTCAACTACGCCTGGCCCTCGGCGGAAATCGCCGTGATGGGGCCGAAGGGCGCGGTGGAAATCATCTTCCGCTCTGAGATCGGCGATGCCGCCAAGATCGCGGCGCGCACCGAGGAATACCGCCAGAAGTTCGCCAATCCCTTCGTTGCCGGCCATCGCGGCTTCATCGACGATGTGATCATGCCGCATAACACGCGCTACCGGATTGCGCGCTCCCTCGCCATGCTGCGGGACAAGGAGTTGCAGAATCCGTGGAAGAAGCACGACAACATCCCGCTGTGA
- a CDS encoding pentapeptide repeat-containing protein, with amino-acid sequence MLAAIADHEKYRQRLAGGRRSIFQFRDLSNLTMAGADLAGADFTGCKMQGVNLAETNLSQAVLYACDLRGANLQGARLERADLRGASLRGADLTGARLLDADMRDGVVAERDKYGNVHIKKPDHDPVDLGGAKMVAVDLTGADLSGVAAGRTDFTDAIMVNCILTRANLAAARLEGANLSGADLSGANLKDATLRGAVMVGAKMENALLAGTDVEGVLDDKPKGRPLADLGVPIDEALKLYAQWLGTGGEQGKLFDFSELDLRAIGPKPGVILTGANLKGSILQGLNLQRAMLQGAKLMDADLRDCNLMGADLRGANLAGAQMVRADLRDANLGPLIMPGNRLFPANMTGAVLRGADMRGAQLRSAVMDEVDLARAMLDGADLTDCRLPETPVSSRRKA; translated from the coding sequence TTGCTCGCTGCAATTGCCGACCATGAGAAGTATCGCCAGCGCCTCGCTGGCGGGCGGCGCTCGATTTTCCAATTCCGCGATCTTTCCAATTTGACAATGGCTGGTGCCGATTTGGCCGGCGCCGATTTCACCGGCTGCAAGATGCAGGGCGTCAATCTGGCGGAGACCAATCTGAGCCAGGCCGTGCTCTATGCTTGCGACCTGCGCGGCGCCAATCTGCAAGGCGCGCGGCTGGAGCGCGCCGACCTGCGCGGCGCGTCCTTGCGCGGCGCTGACTTGACCGGCGCGCGGCTGCTGGATGCCGACATGCGCGATGGCGTGGTGGCCGAGCGCGACAAATACGGCAATGTCCATATCAAGAAGCCGGACCATGATCCTGTCGATCTCGGCGGTGCCAAGATGGTGGCGGTGGATCTCACCGGCGCCGATCTTTCCGGCGTCGCCGCCGGGCGCACTGATTTCACCGATGCGATCATGGTGAACTGCATCCTGACACGCGCCAATCTTGCCGCCGCGCGGCTTGAAGGCGCCAACCTTTCCGGTGCCGATCTCTCCGGCGCCAACCTGAAGGATGCCACGCTGCGCGGCGCCGTGATGGTCGGTGCCAAGATGGAGAATGCGCTGCTGGCCGGCACCGATGTCGAAGGCGTGCTCGATGACAAGCCGAAAGGCCGGCCGCTGGCCGATCTCGGCGTGCCGATTGACGAAGCCTTGAAACTCTATGCCCAATGGCTGGGCACCGGCGGCGAGCAAGGCAAGCTGTTCGATTTCAGCGAACTCGACCTGCGCGCCATCGGCCCGAAGCCGGGCGTGATCCTCACCGGCGCCAACCTCAAGGGCTCCATTCTCCAGGGTTTGAACCTGCAGCGCGCCATGCTGCAGGGGGCCAAACTGATGGATGCCGACCTGCGCGACTGCAATCTTATGGGTGCCGATCTGCGCGGCGCCAACCTGGCCGGCGCGCAGATGGTGCGCGCGGATTTGCGCGATGCCAATCTCGGGCCGCTGATCATGCCGGGCAACCGGCTGTTTCCGGCTAATATGACCGGGGCGGTGCTGCGCGGCGCCGACATGCGCGGCGCGCAGTTGCGCAGCGCGGTGATGGACGAGGTCGATCTGGCCCGCGCCATGCTCGATGGTGCTGACCTGACGGACTGCCGGCTGCCCGAAACGCCGGTTTCTAGCCGCCGCAAGGCCTGA
- a CDS encoding enoyl-CoA hydratase/isomerase family protein encodes MLSLERRGRVALLRFDRGDGRNALSVLAMRALRQAFDDLANAPEPPNALVLAGAADVFSVGFDLKDPMLATIATASVPERMQGPLAGAAMCKALSGLECYTIAAVEGWCLGGGLALASAADLVVAGEGARLGLPEVDRGMNLSWTALPRLIARCGPAAAKRLAILGEVSDSETLRRLGAVDEVVPNGSTLEHALALAEIAAAKPPLAVRMIKRGANAYTEGLIQMASALDAEQFALMTMTEDFAESLAAFKAKRPPDFRGR; translated from the coding sequence ATGTTGAGCCTGGAGCGTCGCGGCCGCGTCGCATTGCTGCGTTTTGATCGCGGCGATGGCCGCAATGCGCTCTCGGTGCTGGCCATGCGGGCCTTGCGCCAGGCCTTCGACGATCTGGCCAATGCGCCCGAGCCGCCGAATGCGCTGGTGCTGGCTGGTGCCGCCGATGTGTTCTCGGTCGGCTTCGATCTGAAGGACCCGATGCTGGCGACCATTGCCACCGCCAGCGTGCCGGAGCGCATGCAGGGGCCGCTGGCCGGTGCCGCGATGTGCAAGGCGCTGAGCGGTCTTGAATGCTACACCATTGCCGCGGTTGAAGGCTGGTGCCTAGGTGGCGGCCTGGCGCTGGCGAGTGCGGCCGATCTGGTGGTGGCGGGCGAGGGCGCCAGGCTTGGTCTGCCGGAAGTGGATCGCGGCATGAATTTGAGCTGGACGGCCTTGCCGCGCCTTATCGCGCGTTGCGGTCCGGCAGCAGCGAAGCGGCTCGCGATCCTCGGTGAAGTTTCAGATAGTGAAACATTGCGCCGGCTCGGCGCTGTTGATGAAGTGGTGCCGAACGGTTCCACATTGGAACATGCGCTAGCGTTGGCTGAAATCGCAGCAGCAAAGCCGCCACTCGCGGTACGCATGATCAAGCGCGGCGCGAATGCATACACCGAAGGTTTGATTCAGATGGCGTCTGCTCTGGATGCAGAGCAATTCGCGCTCATGACCATGACCGAGGATTTCGCGGAAAGCCTGGCGGCCTTCAAAGCCAAGCGTCCGCCAGACTTTCGCGGCCGCTAA
- the mmsB gene encoding 3-hydroxyisobutyrate dehydrogenase: MKSIGFIGVGNMGGPMARNLLKAGYAVKAFDLSAEAVARVVEAGGTKAATAQEAASDVDAVVTMLPAGKHVRDVYTGAKGILSVAKPNTLFIDSSTIDVKTAREVIAAAEAKGMRMLDAPVSGGVAGAENAALTFMVGGRDDAFAAARPLLEKMGKKIVHAGGAGNGQVAKVCNNMVLGITMNAISEAFVMGEKLGLAPQAMFDIVSASSGSCWALINHCPVPGPVPTSAANRDYKPGFAADLMLKDLKLSQEAARAAGVVTPLGAEATALYSEFVNAGNGALDYSAIIKSVQTGAK, translated from the coding sequence ATGAAGAGCATCGGTTTCATCGGCGTCGGGAATATGGGCGGGCCGATGGCGCGCAACCTGCTGAAGGCCGGCTATGCCGTGAAGGCGTTCGACCTCAGCGCCGAGGCGGTTGCCCGCGTGGTCGAGGCCGGCGGCACCAAAGCCGCTACGGCGCAGGAAGCCGCCAGCGATGTCGATGCCGTTGTTACCATGCTGCCAGCCGGCAAGCATGTGCGCGATGTTTATACCGGCGCCAAGGGCATTCTTTCCGTCGCCAAGCCGAACACGCTGTTCATCGACTCCTCCACCATTGATGTGAAGACGGCACGCGAAGTGATTGCCGCCGCCGAAGCCAAGGGCATGCGCATGCTGGATGCGCCGGTCTCGGGCGGCGTGGCGGGGGCGGAGAATGCTGCGCTCACCTTCATGGTCGGCGGCCGTGATGATGCCTTCGCGGCGGCTAGGCCTTTGCTGGAAAAGATGGGCAAGAAGATCGTGCATGCCGGCGGCGCGGGTAACGGCCAGGTCGCCAAGGTGTGCAACAACATGGTACTCGGCATCACCATGAATGCCATCTCCGAAGCCTTCGTGATGGGCGAGAAGCTCGGCCTGGCGCCGCAGGCGATGTTCGATATCGTCTCGGCGTCGTCGGGTTCCTGCTGGGCGCTGATCAACCATTGCCCGGTGCCGGGTCCGGTGCCGACCTCTGCCGCCAACCGCGACTACAAGCCGGGCTTCGCCGCCGATCTGATGCTGAAGGACCTCAAGCTTTCCCAGGAAGCGGCGCGTGCCGCTGGCGTGGTCACGCCGCTGGGTGCCGAGGCCACCGCGCTCTATTCCGAATTCGTCAATGCCGGCAATGGCGCGCTGGATTACTCGGCGATCATCAAGTCGGTGCAAACCGGAGCCAAATAA
- a CDS encoding enoyl-CoA hydratase/isomerase family protein has product MTDEILFSVQNGLGIIQLNRPAALNALNHAMCVPLEKTLRQWSTDTAIKAVLIKGTGEKAFCAGGDIRHLTAPGEEGRAGARAFWSTEYRANTLIAEMRKPFIALIDGIFMGGGVGLSVHGSHRVISEQALFAMPETGIGLFPDVGGTYFLPRLKGELGTYLGLTGARLKSADVLHAGIATHCVKRADHAALEAALIAAPLTDKASVDAVIMPFQHDPGPAPLAPHLGLIDLLFAGDSVAQVMRQLGASDGFGVEQAKLIRTKSPTSVKLTFAQLRRGRSLNFRDCMKLEWRMCNHVLGGHDFYEGVRAVIVDKDHAPRWQPATLEEVSDAYIESYFAALPDGDLLFD; this is encoded by the coding sequence ATGACTGATGAGATTCTGTTTTCCGTCCAGAACGGGCTTGGCATCATCCAGTTGAACCGCCCGGCGGCGCTGAACGCGCTGAATCACGCCATGTGTGTGCCGCTGGAGAAGACTCTGCGGCAATGGAGCACCGACACCGCGATCAAGGCGGTGCTGATCAAGGGCACCGGCGAGAAGGCATTCTGCGCCGGCGGCGATATCCGGCATCTGACGGCGCCGGGCGAGGAGGGGCGCGCGGGGGCGCGCGCTTTCTGGAGCACGGAATATCGCGCCAATACCCTGATCGCCGAAATGCGAAAGCCGTTCATCGCCTTGATCGACGGTATCTTCATGGGCGGCGGCGTCGGCCTTTCGGTGCATGGCAGCCATCGCGTGATCAGCGAACAGGCGCTGTTCGCCATGCCGGAAACCGGTATCGGCCTGTTCCCCGATGTCGGTGGCACTTATTTCTTGCCACGCCTCAAGGGCGAGCTCGGCACGTATCTCGGCCTCACCGGCGCGCGGCTGAAATCGGCCGATGTGCTGCATGCCGGCATCGCCACCCATTGCGTCAAGCGTGCCGATCACGCTGCGCTGGAAGCGGCGCTGATCGCCGCGCCGCTCACCGACAAGGCTTCGGTGGATGCCGTAATCATGCCGTTCCAGCACGATCCTGGCCCGGCGCCCCTGGCGCCGCATCTTGGCCTGATCGACCTGCTGTTTGCCGGCGACAGCGTGGCACAGGTGATGCGGCAGCTCGGTGCCTCGGATGGTTTCGGCGTTGAGCAGGCGAAGCTGATCCGCACCAAGTCACCGACCTCGGTGAAGTTGACCTTCGCGCAGCTCCGTCGTGGCCGCAGCCTGAATTTCCGTGATTGCATGAAGCTGGAATGGCGCATGTGCAATCATGTGCTCGGTGGCCATGACTTTTATGAAGGCGTGCGTGCCGTGATCGTTGATAAGGACCACGCACCGCGCTGGCAGCCGGCAACACTGGAAGAAGTGTCAGACGCCTATATCGAAAGCTATTTCGCTGCCCTGCCGGATGGTGATCTGCTTTTCGACTGA